One Brassica napus cultivar Da-Ae chromosome C4, Da-Ae, whole genome shotgun sequence genomic region harbors:
- the LOC106432307 gene encoding NAC domain-containing protein 92 encodes MDYDASRISEIVEDEEQIDLPPGFRFHPTDEELITHYLKQKVFNTFFSATAIGEVDLNKIEPWELPRKAKIGEKEWYFFCVRDRKYPTGLRTNRATEAGYWKATGKDKEIFKGKSLVGMKKTLVFYKGRAPKGVRTNWVMHEYRLEGIYSIQHLSQTAKNDWVICRVFHKRADGTKVDMSHLVLLDSHINRIEPVGLPSLMDSSQRDSFPGSSTHVTCFSDQETEDKRLIHLESKDGSGPLFYPDPLFLQDNDSLMKLLLNSHETQFPGTGTDPSGLAGTGESGCFWNF; translated from the exons ATGGATTACGATGCATCAAGAATCAGTGAAATAGTAGAAGATGAAGAGCAAATTGATCTGCCACCTGGATTCAGATTTCACCCTACTGATGAAGAACTCATAACTCACTATCTCAAACAAAAGGTCTTCAACACTTTCTTCTCTGCCACCGCCATTGGTGAAGTTGATCTCAACAAGATCGAGCCTTGGGAGTTACCAA GGAAAGCTAAGATAGGGGAGAAAGAATGGTATTTCTTTTGTGTGCGAGACCGGAAATACCCAACCGGTTTAAGGACAAACCGGGCAACTGAAGCCGGTTACTGGAAAGCCACAGGCAAAGATAAAGAGATTTTCAAGGGGAAATCACTTGTGGGTATGAAGAAGACTCTGGTTTTCTACAAAGGAAGAGCTCCTAAAGGAGTAAGAACCAATTGGGTTATGCATGAATATCGATTAGAAGGCATATATTCTATCCAACATCTTTCCCAGACAGCTAAG AACGATTGGGTTATTTGCCGTGTTTTCCATAAACGTGCCGATGGTACAAAGGTTGATATGTCCCATTTAGTGTTGCTTGATTCACACATAAACCGGATTGAACCGGTCGGATTACCTTCGTTGATGGATTCTTCTCAACGAGATTCCTTCCCTGGTTCGTCTACTCACGTGACCTGCTTCTCCGACCAAGAAACCGAAGATAAAAGACTCATTCATCTCGAGTCCAAAGACGGTTCTGGTCCTCTGTTTTACCCTGATCCTCTGTTTCTGCAAGACAATGATTCGCTAATGAAACTGTTGCTTAACAGTCACGAAACCCAGTTCCCCGGTACTGGTACTGACCCCTCCGGTTTAGCCGGTACGGGAGAATCGGGTTGCTTTTGGAATTTCTGA